Below is a window of Candidatus Trichorickettsia mobilis DNA.
CAGAGCTGGTTCTGGTCCGATATAGGCTGCTGCCAAAATTGATAAAATGATCTGAGCTATGATTACAGCGGCAAAATCACCGGTTTCACAAATATTAATTAAAGTCGGAGTGGCTACAATAATAATGATTAAGATAATAGTAAAAATCTTCTTGCGGCCAATTAAATCTGATAAATAGCCGGTAAGTAAAGTTACAAAGGCCATAATGATGTAACAGATATTTACTAAATTAGTAACTTCACTCTCTGAAAAATGTCTATTTACTTGTAAATAAGACATTAAATAAATTGCCTGCAAATAAAATATCACTGATCCGGTAGAATTAATTAAAATTGAGACCAACATATCAGCCCAGTGGTTTTTAAATACTTCTTTAAATGGAGAGCGTACGATATTGCCACTATCTTTTATTTGTTCAAAAAGAGGAGTTTCTTCCGTATAATTTTTTATGTAAAAACCAGCAAACATAATTAGAACGCCTATTAAAAAAGGTAAGCGCCACCCCCACTCTTCAAATTGTTCAACGGATAATGTTGATTTTACGATATAAGATGCAGTAGAACCTAACAAGATACCAATACAAATACCAGACATTGCAATACTACCAGTGAAACCACGATGCTTTTTTGTTGTATGTTCAATTACAAAAGAAATCGAACCAGTTAATGCTCCACCCATTGATAATCCTTGTAACATACGAACACAAATCATTAAGGTAGTAGCAGTAACGCCTATACTATCATAAGTTGGAAGTAGTCCCATAATGACTGTAGGGATAGACATACATACAACAGCGGCACTAAGAGCAGCTCTACGACCAAAGCGATCGCCTAATATTCCAAAGAAGATGCCACCTATTGGTCGCATTAGGTAACCAATAGCAAAAGCTAAGAACGCATATAATAAAGAAGCGCTGGGATCGGCATCAGGGAAAAATTTTTGTCCTATAATTGGAGCAAAATGTCCAAATAAAGCATAATCATACCATTCAAACGTATTAGCAATTCCGCTTGATAATATTAATCTACGTGTATTCATTACTTTTGTCATCTACTTCTGCAGTACTTTCTTGGGTTATTATTTTTTTCTCAGAATAAACTATGAATAATGTTGATGGAATGACAATTAAAGCGCCATAAATAGTACTTTGTTCTGGTAATTCTTTAAAAATTAAAAAAGCTGCAAGCGCAGAAAAGATTAATTCAAAATACCGATAGGGTGCGACTGCAGTCGCATCTATCAACTTAAATGCTTTTAACAAAAAGAATAAAATTAAATTTGCACTCATGCCTAGTATAAAAAGTAGAGATACTTCCAGGATAGTTGGTGTTTGCCAATATAAAGCTGCTGGAGGAGCTGATAGTATAGCAGTAATTAACGCCGAATAAAATAACATACTAATCATTGACTCTTTTATTACAAATCTTTTGTTAATAATATCTAACATTGCAAAAGCAATAGCAGCTGCTACAAATATTAATATTTTGGGATCAAAATCTGATGCATGTGGCTTCAGAGTAACCACTATTCCTAAAAATCCAATAATGGTAACAACCCATCTTTGCCAAATTATATTTTCACTGAGAAAAAAAACAGCCAATACTA
It encodes the following:
- a CDS encoding MFS transporter produces the protein MNTRRLILSSGIANTFEWYDYALFGHFAPIIGQKFFPDADPSASLLYAFLAFAIGYLMRPIGGIFFGILGDRFGRRAALSAAVVCMSIPTVIMGLLPTYDSIGVTATTLMICVRMLQGLSMGGALTGSISFVIEHTTKKHRGFTGSIAMSGICIGILLGSTASYIVKSTLSVEQFEEWGWRLPFLIGVLIMFAGFYIKNYTEETPLFEQIKDSGNIVRSPFKEVFKNHWADMLVSILINSTGSVIFYLQAIYLMSYLQVNRHFSESEVTNLVNICYIIMAFVTLLTGYLSDLIGRKKIFTIILIIIIVATPTLINICETGDFAAVIIAQIILSILAAAYIGPEPALQAEFYPTNVRNTALSISYNTAVSLFGGTTPYALGLLVHHTGKFTSCIYYIVGCAVISLIALYFYKDRSMESIIDESTEKPGTDKMFTDEKGQMASEYSR
- a CDS encoding DMT family transporter — its product is MNDKLRIYFIGIGWFVLSLVSSTLNDVISKYAGLRLPSFEVAFFRFFFSTITLIPFIWYYGKDTLKTSNPFIHVIRGVLLFFGMTSWTYGLTIAPITTGTVISFAIPLFTLVLAVFFLSENIIWQRWVVTIIGFLGIVVTLKPHASDFDPKILIFVAAAIAFAMLDIINKRFVIKESMISMLFYSALITAILSAPPAALYWQTPTILEVSLLFILGMSANLILFFLLKAFKLIDATAVAPYRYFELIFSALAAFLIFKELPEQSTIYGALIVIPSTLFIVYSEKKIITQESTAEVDDKSNEYT